The Epinephelus fuscoguttatus linkage group LG7, E.fuscoguttatus.final_Chr_v1 DNA window TTTTTAATGCATGACTTTTAACAGAGTAGCCTATTTTTagaagatctgagtacttctttcaCCACTAGTCATGGTAAGAGACTGACATGTCTTACTCTGGTTTTGAGAACATTTCTTTGAATCATTTCAACAAAGCCTATAGCCTATATCTTGATAGATTAACTATGTATCAGTTCTATGCATGAATTACAGTAGAGTTATCACTTCAGCTTACTAAGCTACAGCAGGCCTACATTTTATACTTAAACAATTAAAGATATCTCTGTAATAGTTTTGTATTATTAGCCTACAATGAATGTACAGAAAACAGCCATTATAAATAGTAGTGTGAGGCAATTAATGAGAGTATCTGatgcaaaaataacattttatttttaacaaacgCATTAACATCAAGTAAACATTCACGAGTAAGAAAACTGATCAGTGCTTCTCCCAGAGAATTCCATAGtatgaaatacaataaataaataatattcttACAAACGAATAGGCATTTacagtaataatgataaaacaaacaagaaagaaataaaaatgcaaaaatagaaaacataGGCTTAACTCATTTTTTAACTGTAGcctataaaaaaaaaccttaaccAAAAGCTTATTTCACATTAACAAaagtacattttattaaaatagcTACAGAACAGTGATGTTAACTTCAACACCTGACCAAGGCATGACAGCCCGACGCAACGATGAAACAAGTGAACATAATCCGTGAACTGGCTGAATGATAATGAAACCCTACTCAAACGAATATGGCAGCGGTGCCTCCGCCTGTCTTCCGTACGTGAGGGTCTGGTAGCTGCACGCCACCGACACGGTGCCTCCGCTGGGGCTCATGGGCTGGGTCACTCCGCCGTAGGGGCAACCGTTGTGGGGCACAAGCACGGgcgggtggtggtggtggtggtaagCGCCGTATGGAGTGTGATGGAAGTGGGAGGGCGGGCAGTAGGAGCTCACCGGGCCGCTGGGAGACACGCTGCGGGGGTGACCGGCGATGACCTGGGGTGTTGGGAATCCGCTcggctgggacaggctccaggaGTTGCTCACATATGGCTGAAGGTAGAGAGGCTCGGGATAGTCCATGGAGTTCCCGGTCAGATAAGGCACGCTGGGGGGTCTGTAGGGTCTCCTCACCCTTCTCCGCCGCCGGTAGTTCCCCTTGTCAAACATGTCCTCAAATGCGGGGTCCAGCATCCAATAATTCCCCTTACGGTCCCCTCCATTGTCCCTGGGCACTTTGACGAAACATTCGTTCAAAGACAGATTGTGTCTAATGCTGTTCTGCCAGCCCTTTTTGTTCTTCTCATAATATGGGAACTTTGAGACGATATAATTGTAAATCCCGCTGAGAGTCTCTCTCTTGTCTCTGCTGTCCTTAATGGCCATGGCGATGAGAGCCACGTATGAGTACGGCGGCTTCACCTGCTGCCCGGTGTCCCCCGCACCCTCGGGCTCAGGCGGGGGCGAGTTGGAGCTGATGTCCAGGAGCTGCACTCTCTGGGGTTCCTCCTCTGCATCCATGGCTCAGGTAGGCTGTCTGCGTCCTGCTGTGGCAACGAGCTGCAGTCTGCGTGTGAACAAGTCAGCGCTGTGTGCAAGTGTCCGCAGGTGCAAACACTCCTCCCACAGGTACTCAGAACTACAGTAAGTTCCTGTCTTTCATCTCGCCGCGGTTCTCACACCAGTTGTGGCTTTGCGTGGGGTGCTGAGAGATCTGCTTGGGTCACACGGGGGTCACAGAGTGGATTCTCACGGACAGCCATCAAAATGTTATCATAATAGAGAGAGGTCGTTAAAGATAAAGTAGCTCGTGTCTTCACATGCAGGGTTTGatgttcactgtgtttaatAATGTTGTAGGGGTCACTTGCAGCACATGGACGTGTTGAAGTCTCCTGACCAATGAAAAGCAGTTCGCACGTGTATTGAAGATTTAACAGTTTACAGCACAGTAACACACTTTACAGATCATGCCGTCAGATCAAGACATCGGAAAGAGGatcgctgacacacacacacacacacacacacacacacacacacacgaccaaaAGAAGGTCAAGAGGTCAAAGTCATGTGCACTTCAGTCTGCTCTTGCATTAATGTTCATGGAGGAAACAACCAAGAccttacattaaaaaatatgaaattaatAAACCTCATCCTAAATTTCAGGATATGTGAACATGCAGGATattgttttacatttctttaaccctttgaaacctgagcagattggcttatatttttttttaaaacatgggaagaaggcaatgagaaATTTGGGAAATTACCTGAAAATTATAGCAAGATATTAAAACGTTATAAGAAGGAACTTTAGTTTTAGTAATGAAGAAATGATCTAAAAATAAGccaaaacagcaaagaaaaaaagaaaaagaagaaaaaagacaaaaacaaaccaaaccaaatcaACAAGGAAATTACctggaaaaaagcaaaaacataaaataaaataaaaagaaaattacctaaaaaaaaaatagagaaggtaaaaaatagaaaattacaaaaaaaaacccaaaacaaataatatgtatatttattttctgtaacataatttaaaaaaaaataatgactgaTGATTTTCTAATAACACTTTTCTACTAATGCTGATTGCctttttcctgtgttttatATAGAATTCAAACTAATTTCTTCAGGTTTGGATGGTTTGAAAACTTGTGAAAGTCATTTGAATGCAACACGAAAAAATGGATGTGATACaagttttaaagggttaactgAGGTGATGGTGTAAGaagtgcacttttttttttttaactta harbors:
- the foxl2l gene encoding forkhead domain-containing protein — encoded protein: MDAEEEPQRVQLLDISSNSPPPEPEGAGDTGQQVKPPYSYVALIAMAIKDSRDKRETLSGIYNYIVSKFPYYEKNKKGWQNSIRHNLSLNECFVKVPRDNGGDRKGNYWMLDPAFEDMFDKGNYRRRRRVRRPYRPPSVPYLTGNSMDYPEPLYLQPYVSNSWSLSQPSGFPTPQVIAGHPRSVSPSGPVSSYCPPSHFHHTPYGAYHHHHHPPVLVPHNGCPYGGVTQPMSPSGGTVSVACSYQTLTYGRQAEAPLPYSFE